In Streptomyces sp. NBC_01717, one DNA window encodes the following:
- a CDS encoding transketolase: MSAENTATVSLGPDSDLDEVFELAQQLRVDSVRASTAAGSGHPTSSLSAADLMAVLMARHLRYDWQSPKNPANDHLVFSKGHASPLLYAMFLAAGAIDEEELMTTYRRKGARLQGHPTPVLPWVDVATGSLGQGIAYGIGIALAGRDLEQQSSRVWVLCGDSEMAEGSVWEALDKAGRHRLANFTVIIDVNRLGQRGPTELGWDTDAYVRRAEAFDCRALVVDGHDLAAVEQALAVADDGQAPTVIVARTVKGQGVAEVADAEGWHGKPLPDDLAARAITELGGVRHHTVRGPQPPAATSTDPVAPVQVTLPQFKMGDAVATRVAFGKTLAAIGARPDIVALDAEVGNSTHAEDFGKAHPERYFQIYIAEQQMIACAVGMAVRGYRPYATTFAAFLTRAHDFIRMAAISQVSMSLCGTHCGVEIGADGPSQMGLEDLAMMRAIHGSTVLYPSDATSATALTAAMADLDGISYLRTTRGAYPVLYAPDETFPVGGSKTLRAGDSDQVTLLGAGVTVHECLAAADQLAADGIPARVIDLYSVKPLDVGTLARAAQETGALVVVEDHHPEGGIGEAVLSALAAQRLTPAFAHLAVHDLPGSGTPSELLDVTGISSTHIARAAHDLVGR; this comes from the coding sequence ATGTCGGCTGAGAACACCGCCACTGTCTCGCTGGGGCCTGACAGTGACCTGGACGAGGTCTTCGAGTTGGCTCAGCAGCTGCGGGTGGACTCCGTCCGCGCCAGCACCGCCGCCGGCTCCGGCCACCCCACCTCCAGCCTGTCCGCCGCGGATCTCATGGCCGTCCTCATGGCACGTCACCTGCGCTACGACTGGCAGAGCCCGAAGAACCCGGCCAACGACCACCTGGTCTTCTCCAAGGGGCACGCCTCCCCCTTGCTGTACGCGATGTTCCTCGCCGCCGGCGCGATCGACGAAGAGGAACTCATGACCACCTACCGCCGCAAAGGTGCGCGTCTTCAAGGCCACCCCACTCCGGTCCTGCCCTGGGTGGATGTAGCCACCGGCTCGCTGGGCCAGGGCATCGCCTACGGCATCGGCATCGCACTTGCCGGACGGGACCTGGAACAACAGTCCTCCCGTGTGTGGGTGCTGTGTGGCGACAGCGAAATGGCTGAAGGGTCGGTGTGGGAAGCCCTGGACAAGGCAGGTCGCCACCGGCTGGCCAACTTCACCGTGATCATCGACGTCAACCGCCTCGGCCAGAGAGGCCCCACGGAGCTGGGCTGGGACACCGACGCCTACGTCCGCCGCGCCGAAGCCTTCGACTGCCGCGCCCTTGTCGTCGACGGCCACGACCTGGCGGCCGTCGAACAAGCCCTGGCTGTCGCGGACGACGGACAGGCCCCCACCGTCATCGTCGCCAGGACGGTCAAGGGCCAGGGTGTCGCCGAGGTCGCAGACGCGGAGGGCTGGCACGGCAAGCCGCTGCCCGACGACCTGGCCGCCCGCGCGATCACCGAACTGGGCGGCGTACGCCACCACACCGTCCGCGGCCCCCAGCCGCCCGCCGCCACCTCCACTGACCCGGTCGCTCCGGTGCAGGTGACGTTGCCGCAGTTCAAGATGGGAGACGCGGTCGCCACCCGCGTCGCCTTCGGCAAGACGCTCGCCGCGATCGGCGCCCGCCCCGACATCGTGGCCCTGGACGCCGAAGTGGGTAACTCCACGCACGCGGAGGACTTCGGCAAGGCACACCCCGAGCGGTACTTCCAGATCTACATCGCCGAACAGCAGATGATCGCCTGCGCGGTCGGCATGGCCGTACGCGGCTACCGCCCCTACGCCACCACCTTCGCAGCCTTCCTCACGCGAGCCCACGACTTCATTCGCATGGCCGCCATCTCTCAGGTCTCCATGAGTCTGTGCGGTACCCACTGCGGTGTCGAGATCGGCGCGGACGGCCCCTCCCAGATGGGCCTGGAAGACCTCGCCATGATGCGGGCCATTCACGGCTCCACGGTGCTCTACCCCAGCGACGCCACATCCGCCACGGCCCTGACCGCTGCCATGGCGGACCTCGACGGCATCTCCTACCTGCGCACCACCCGGGGTGCCTACCCCGTCCTCTACGCCCCGGACGAGACCTTCCCGGTCGGTGGATCCAAGACCCTGCGCGCCGGTGACAGTGACCAGGTCACCCTCCTGGGCGCCGGCGTCACCGTCCACGAATGCCTTGCCGCCGCCGACCAATTGGCCGCCGACGGCATCCCCGCCCGCGTCATCGACCTGTACTCCGTAAAGCCCCTGGACGTCGGCACCCTCGCTCGCGCCGCCCAGGAAACCGGCGCACTGGTCGTCGTCGAGGATCATCATCCTGAGGGCGGAATCGGCGAGGCTGTCCTGTCCGCACTCGCCGCGCAGCGCCTCACCCCCGCATTCGCCCACCTCGCCGTGCACGACCTGCCGGGCTCCGGGACCCCGTCCGAACTCCTCGACGTCACAGGCATCTCAAGCACCCACATCGCCCGAGCCGCCCACGACCTCGTCGGCCGCTGA
- a CDS encoding mechanosensitive ion channel family protein: protein MNRALTLHDLIVAGVMVAAGVLAGLLLRAALRWLGERARRTRWSGDDVIVDSLRTLVPWAAIAAGAAAAAAVLPLTSQVGRNVNRTLTVLLILVATLTAARVITGLVRSVAQSRSGVAGSATIFVNITRVVVLAMGFLVVLQTLGVSIAPLLTALGVGGLAVALALQDTLANLFAGVHILASKTVQPGDYIRLSSGEEGYVVDINWRNTVVRQLSNNLVIIPNAQLAGTNMTNFNRPEQQMSVLVQVGVGYDSDLEHVERVTAEVVASVMTDITGGVPDHEPAVRFHTFGDSRINFTVILRAGEFSDQYLIKHEFIKRLHQRYRAEGIKIPAPMRTVAVQQGETPVPIPHQRTVGL from the coding sequence GTGAACCGGGCACTCACACTCCACGACCTGATCGTCGCCGGGGTCATGGTGGCTGCCGGCGTCCTGGCGGGACTGCTGCTGCGCGCCGCCCTGCGGTGGCTGGGAGAGCGTGCGCGCAGGACGCGGTGGAGCGGGGACGACGTCATCGTCGACTCTCTGCGGACCCTGGTGCCCTGGGCGGCGATAGCTGCGGGCGCGGCGGCGGCCGCCGCGGTGCTCCCGCTGACCTCGCAGGTCGGACGCAACGTCAACCGGACGCTGACCGTGCTGCTCATCCTGGTAGCCACACTCACCGCGGCCCGGGTGATCACCGGTCTGGTGCGGTCCGTCGCCCAGTCCCGGTCCGGGGTGGCCGGGTCGGCCACCATCTTCGTCAACATCACGCGCGTCGTGGTGCTGGCGATGGGCTTTCTCGTCGTGCTGCAGACCTTGGGTGTCTCCATCGCCCCGCTCCTCACCGCACTGGGTGTGGGCGGCCTCGCAGTCGCTCTGGCGCTGCAGGACACTCTCGCCAACCTGTTCGCGGGCGTGCACATCCTCGCCTCGAAGACGGTGCAGCCCGGCGACTACATCCGGCTGAGCAGCGGCGAGGAAGGGTACGTGGTCGACATCAACTGGCGTAATACCGTGGTGCGTCAGCTGTCGAACAACCTGGTGATCATCCCCAACGCCCAACTGGCCGGCACCAATATGACCAACTTCAACCGGCCGGAACAGCAGATGTCGGTGCTGGTCCAGGTCGGAGTCGGCTACGACAGCGACCTGGAGCACGTCGAGCGCGTGACCGCCGAAGTCGTCGCGAGCGTCATGACCGACATCACCGGCGGCGTCCCCGACCATGAACCGGCCGTCCGGTTCCACACCTTCGGGGATTCCAGGATCAACTTCACGGTGATCCTTCGGGCCGGTGAGTTCAGCGACCAGTACCTGATCAAGCACGAGTTCATCAAGCGCCTGCACCAGCGCTACCGGGCCGAAGGCATCAAGATTCCCGCCCCGATGCGGACGGTGGCGGTGCAGCAGGGAGAGACTCCGGTGCCGATCCCACACCAGCGCACCGTCGGCTTGTGA
- a CDS encoding TlrC/CarA/OleB/SrmB family ABC-F type ribosomal protection protein, which translates to MLTTQLTLQNVARRHGDHVVLDDVSFSLKPGDKAGIIGDNGAGKSTLLRLIAGQDRPDNGELTVIAPGGSGHLAQSLALPSEASVQDAVDKALADLRGLEERMRQAETGLQGLAGVELTAALDAYAQLVAQFEARDGYEADARVDVALHGLGLPGLSRDRTLGTLSGGERSRLALAATLASQPELLLLDEPTNDLDDQAVRWLEAHLRGHRGTVLVVTHDRVFLERVTTTILEVDEGRVARYGDGYDGYLAAKAAERRRRLQEYENWCSELVRNQKLADTNVARLGAIPRKLPFAVFGHGAFRTRSRGHGAMSRIRNAKERVDRLTNSPVAPPPDPLVFAADLTTVDGRSPQAAADLTGIRVGNRLHVPSLRIGGDERLLVTGPNGAGKTTLMRVLAGELQPDEGTVRTRGRVGHLRQQETPWSAGLTVLQAFAGGRGGDLDEHTDHLLSLGLFSPADLRLKVSELSYGQRRRLELARLVSEPVDLLLLDEPTNHLSPALVEELEGALTGYRGAVVIVTHDRRMRTRFTGTRLELNAGHVSQLPGPGDAASEQVAQ; encoded by the coding sequence ATGCTCACCACACAGCTCACTCTTCAGAACGTTGCCCGCCGCCACGGCGATCACGTCGTGCTGGACGACGTGTCTTTCAGCCTCAAGCCTGGCGACAAGGCTGGGATCATCGGCGACAACGGAGCCGGGAAATCCACCCTGCTGCGACTGATTGCCGGGCAGGACCGGCCCGACAACGGCGAGCTGACCGTGATCGCGCCGGGCGGCTCGGGCCATCTCGCCCAGTCGTTGGCTTTGCCTTCCGAGGCCAGCGTCCAGGACGCGGTGGACAAAGCTCTTGCCGATCTGCGCGGTCTCGAGGAGCGCATGCGCCAGGCCGAAACCGGGCTCCAGGGCCTGGCGGGCGTGGAGCTCACCGCGGCCCTGGATGCCTACGCCCAGCTGGTCGCCCAGTTCGAGGCGCGCGACGGTTATGAAGCGGATGCCCGGGTGGACGTCGCTCTGCACGGACTCGGCCTGCCAGGTCTGTCCCGGGACAGAACGCTGGGCACGCTGTCGGGCGGTGAGCGGTCGCGGCTGGCGCTGGCCGCGACCCTGGCGTCCCAGCCGGAGCTGTTGCTGCTGGACGAGCCGACCAACGATCTGGACGATCAGGCGGTGCGCTGGCTGGAGGCCCACCTGCGGGGACATCGTGGCACCGTGCTCGTGGTCACTCATGACCGGGTGTTCCTGGAGCGGGTCACCACCACGATCCTGGAGGTCGACGAGGGCAGGGTGGCGCGTTATGGCGACGGCTACGACGGCTACCTTGCCGCCAAGGCTGCCGAGCGGCGGCGCCGGCTGCAGGAGTACGAGAACTGGTGCTCGGAGCTGGTCCGCAACCAGAAGCTGGCCGACACGAATGTGGCACGGCTGGGGGCGATCCCGCGCAAGCTGCCGTTCGCCGTGTTCGGTCACGGCGCCTTCCGTACCCGCAGCCGCGGGCACGGGGCGATGAGCCGTATCCGCAACGCGAAGGAGCGAGTCGATCGGCTCACGAACAGTCCGGTCGCACCGCCGCCCGATCCGCTGGTGTTCGCCGCCGACTTGACCACCGTCGACGGGCGGTCACCGCAGGCGGCCGCGGACCTCACCGGCATCCGTGTCGGGAACCGTCTGCATGTGCCGTCGCTGCGGATCGGCGGCGACGAGCGGCTGCTGGTCACCGGGCCCAACGGTGCCGGCAAGACGACGCTGATGCGGGTGTTGGCCGGTGAACTGCAGCCCGATGAGGGGACGGTACGCACGCGTGGCCGGGTCGGCCACTTGAGGCAGCAGGAAACACCGTGGTCAGCTGGTCTGACGGTGCTGCAGGCGTTCGCCGGCGGCCGCGGGGGCGACCTGGACGAGCACACCGACCACCTCCTGTCGCTCGGCCTGTTCAGCCCCGCAGACCTGCGGCTGAAAGTGAGCGAGTTGTCCTACGGACAACGGCGTCGGCTCGAGCTGGCCCGCCTGGTGAGCGAACCCGTCGATCTGCTGTTGCTGGACGAGCCCACCAACCATCTGTCCCCGGCCCTGGTCGAGGAACTTGAAGGAGCTCTGACCGGCTACCGGGGCGCGGTCGTCATCGTCACCCACGACCGCCGCATGCGAACCCGGTTCACCGGCACCCGCCTGGAGCTGAACGCCGGCCACGTCTCGCAGCTACCCGGCCCGGGTGACGCAGCGAGTGAGCAGGTTGCTCAGTAG
- a CDS encoding glycerophosphodiester phosphodiesterase family protein gives MSLRHAVASLAVLPVLAVPATAQAATAQHHHHVPPQKTHFDLQAHRGGLGLTTEESLEGFGKALRLGVSTLELDTHITKDQKVVVNHDRQISAQKCKDTGPVTPGDPMYPYVGKYIKDLTLAQIKSMDCGYQQLPGFPEQEQVKGFRMVELKDVLNLVKSYKAKKVKLNIETKVEAGAPEQTAPRELFVRRVFEEIHRSGIEKQVTIQSFDWGSLKEMHKLAPSYPLVALTNYDFLQVGKPGASPWLGGIDADDYDGDFVKAAAAVPGVTALSPNYGFPQNGTIADPAFRFYPDKKMISEAHERGLKVIPWTCDDPATIEALMDMGIDGIITDYPNRVRDIMADRGMRLPKAYPAPRH, from the coding sequence ATGTCCCTGCGGCATGCAGTCGCCAGCCTAGCCGTCCTGCCCGTGCTCGCCGTTCCGGCGACCGCGCAGGCGGCCACGGCCCAGCACCACCACCACGTACCGCCCCAGAAGACTCATTTCGACCTGCAGGCCCACCGCGGCGGCCTCGGCCTGACCACCGAGGAGTCGCTGGAGGGCTTCGGCAAGGCTCTGCGCCTCGGCGTGAGCACCCTGGAGCTGGACACCCACATCACCAAGGACCAGAAGGTCGTGGTCAACCACGACCGCCAGATCAGCGCCCAGAAGTGCAAGGACACCGGTCCAGTGACGCCCGGTGACCCGATGTACCCGTATGTCGGCAAGTACATCAAGGACCTGACGCTGGCCCAGATCAAGAGCATGGACTGCGGCTACCAGCAGCTGCCCGGCTTCCCCGAGCAGGAGCAGGTCAAGGGCTTCCGCATGGTGGAGCTGAAGGACGTCCTCAACCTGGTCAAGAGCTACAAGGCCAAGAAGGTCAAGCTGAACATCGAGACCAAGGTGGAGGCCGGCGCGCCCGAGCAGACCGCACCGCGCGAGCTGTTCGTCCGCCGTGTCTTCGAGGAGATCCACCGTTCCGGGATCGAGAAGCAGGTCACCATCCAGTCCTTCGACTGGGGGTCGCTGAAGGAGATGCACAAGCTCGCGCCGTCGTACCCGCTGGTGGCGCTGACGAACTACGACTTCCTCCAGGTCGGCAAGCCCGGCGCCTCCCCGTGGCTCGGTGGCATCGACGCCGACGACTACGACGGCGACTTCGTCAAGGCCGCCGCTGCCGTCCCCGGTGTCACCGCGCTGTCCCCGAACTACGGTTTCCCGCAGAACGGCACGATCGCGGACCCGGCCTTCCGCTTCTACCCCGACAAGAAGATGATCTCCGAGGCCCATGAGCGCGGTCTGAAGGTCATCCCGTGGACCTGTGACGACCCCGCCACCATCGAGGCGCTCATGGACATGGGCATCGACGGGATCATCACCGACTACCCCAACCGCGTGCGGGACATCATGGCCGACCGCGGCATGCGCCTGCCCAAGGCCTACCCCGCGCCGCGTCACTGA
- a CDS encoding alpha/beta fold hydrolase has translation MTPAVHHRTATVNGLEVFYREAGDPQAPDVVLLHGFPTSSHMFRQLIPALADRYHVIAPDHIGFGQSAMPALEDFPYTFEALTEVTSGLLKHLGIGRFAMYVQDYGAPIGWRLALQAPDRITAIISQNGNAYEAGFVKPFWDGVFAYAQAPGPDTEAPMRGALTAEITRWQYVNGVADPSLVSPDNWVHDQALLDRPGNDEIQLKLFRDYPTNVDLYPQVHQYFRDSQVPLLAVWGANDEIFGPAGAEAFSTDLPNAEIYLLESGHFALESHLEPITQYIRDFLDRVLA, from the coding sequence ATGACTCCCGCAGTCCACCACCGCACGGCCACCGTCAACGGCCTCGAGGTCTTCTACCGGGAGGCCGGCGACCCCCAGGCACCCGATGTGGTGCTGCTCCACGGCTTCCCGACCAGCTCGCACATGTTCCGCCAACTGATCCCGGCACTCGCCGACCGGTACCACGTCATCGCTCCCGACCACATCGGGTTCGGCCAGTCGGCGATGCCCGCCCTGGAGGACTTCCCCTACACCTTCGAGGCCCTCACCGAGGTCACCTCCGGCCTGCTGAAGCACTTGGGTATCGGCCGGTTCGCGATGTACGTGCAGGACTACGGCGCCCCCATCGGCTGGCGCCTCGCGCTCCAGGCCCCGGACCGCATCACCGCGATCATCAGCCAGAACGGCAACGCCTACGAAGCGGGCTTCGTCAAGCCCTTCTGGGACGGCGTCTTCGCCTACGCCCAAGCGCCCGGACCCGACACCGAGGCCCCCATGCGAGGCGCCCTGACCGCCGAGATCACCCGATGGCAGTACGTGAACGGAGTCGCCGACCCCAGCCTGGTCAGCCCCGACAACTGGGTCCACGACCAGGCACTGCTGGACCGGCCCGGCAACGACGAGATCCAGCTCAAGCTGTTCCGCGACTACCCCACCAACGTCGACCTCTACCCACAGGTCCACCAGTACTTCCGCGACTCCCAGGTCCCACTGCTGGCGGTCTGGGGCGCCAACGACGAAATCTTCGGCCCCGCGGGCGCCGAGGCGTTCAGCACGGACCTGCCCAACGCCGAGATCTACCTGCTCGAGTCCGGCCACTTCGCCCTCGAGAGCCACCTGGAGCCCATCACCCAGTACATCCGCGACTTCCTCGACCGCGTCCTGGCCTGA
- a CDS encoding CGNR zinc finger domain-containing protein has protein sequence MAADADREQQDALLELLNTTPVVNGEVQDQLADPEAAEAWQRAHGGSGTADEHRHLLRARDALQEVVRGSRPATSLAPVLEGVTSRPQVSSGGVSWDLDACKERRMAVQAVMAWSALQKAMPGRLRPCANPECRRFLLDRSKTNKARWCSMAVCGNRMKARRHYQRTRNGAAE, from the coding sequence ATGGCGGCCGATGCCGACCGAGAGCAGCAGGACGCACTGCTGGAACTCCTCAACACGACGCCGGTGGTCAACGGCGAGGTCCAGGATCAGCTGGCGGATCCGGAAGCGGCCGAGGCCTGGCAGCGAGCGCACGGCGGCAGCGGCACCGCGGACGAGCACCGCCACCTCCTACGGGCGCGCGACGCTCTGCAGGAGGTGGTGCGCGGCAGCCGGCCGGCCACGTCACTGGCCCCGGTCCTCGAGGGAGTCACGTCCCGTCCGCAGGTCTCCTCCGGCGGAGTGTCCTGGGATCTCGACGCCTGCAAGGAGCGCCGGATGGCGGTGCAGGCGGTCATGGCCTGGAGCGCGTTGCAGAAGGCGATGCCAGGGCGACTGCGGCCGTGTGCCAATCCGGAGTGCCGGCGGTTCCTCCTCGACCGCAGCAAGACCAACAAGGCGCGCTGGTGCTCGATGGCCGTCTGCGGCAACAGGATGAAGGCCAGGCGCCACTACCAGCGCACCCGCAACGGAGCAGCCGAGTAG
- a CDS encoding GNAT family N-acetyltransferase — translation MNLLPFATAHAAAVADWPTTPAEVVIWCGQQEFPVPARTISAWQQDDDVQAHVLVEREKLVGYGELWFDAEEDEVELARIIVAPEARGKGLGRVLVRGLLAQAHKAGWADVFMRVHPDNETALRCYLGAGFVPVAPDLAEYWNAAQPVNYVWLRHDAERSVD, via the coding sequence ATGAACCTTCTCCCTTTCGCCACCGCTCACGCCGCCGCGGTGGCGGACTGGCCGACGACTCCCGCGGAAGTCGTCATCTGGTGCGGGCAGCAGGAGTTCCCTGTGCCTGCACGGACGATTTCCGCGTGGCAGCAGGATGACGACGTTCAGGCTCACGTGCTCGTCGAGCGCGAGAAACTCGTCGGTTACGGGGAATTGTGGTTCGACGCCGAGGAGGACGAGGTCGAGCTGGCTCGGATCATCGTCGCACCCGAGGCCCGCGGGAAGGGGCTCGGCCGCGTGCTCGTCCGGGGTCTGCTCGCACAAGCTCACAAGGCAGGTTGGGCCGATGTCTTCATGCGCGTGCACCCGGACAACGAGACGGCTCTGAGGTGCTATCTGGGGGCCGGGTTCGTGCCGGTCGCCCCTGACCTTGCCGAGTACTGGAATGCCGCTCAGCCGGTCAATTATGTCTGGCTTCGGCACGATGCCGAGAGATCGGTCGACTGA
- a CDS encoding YihY/virulence factor BrkB family protein — protein MPSKTTATAAGRVPRQVGPAGRAAHWRSALCRTPVSIWKDDLSDWAAALTYYAILALLPALLVTVALIGLANPRATDALITDITAFAPAESGAALRQPLEAATHERGAVWLLIATGTVSAVWSASSYLAVFRRALHTQHGVRDKRPALRKAHIIVATAVGLLLLLMTSAFALVLTGPLARWLGHRLGLAHASETLWAVLKWPVLVFLVACLIMVLFRTGPASARGLRRGLPGGVLAAFLWLVASAGFALYATHIGSYSRLYGSLAGLVVFLIWVWFTNLALLAGAQFNVELARPTPGRS, from the coding sequence GTGCCGAGCAAGACCACCGCAACCGCCGCCGGACGCGTCCCCCGCCAGGTCGGCCCTGCAGGGCGGGCCGCCCACTGGCGGTCCGCCCTGTGCCGTACCCCTGTGTCGATCTGGAAGGACGACCTCTCGGACTGGGCCGCCGCCCTGACGTACTACGCCATCCTCGCGCTGCTCCCGGCGCTGCTGGTTACCGTCGCTCTGATCGGCCTGGCCAATCCCCGGGCCACCGACGCGCTGATCACCGACATCACCGCGTTCGCCCCGGCGGAGTCCGGAGCCGCGTTGCGCCAGCCGCTGGAGGCCGCGACCCACGAGCGCGGCGCCGTGTGGCTGCTCATCGCGACGGGGACCGTCAGCGCCGTGTGGTCCGCCTCCAGCTACCTGGCCGTCTTCCGCAGGGCGCTGCACACCCAGCACGGGGTGCGGGACAAACGGCCGGCGCTACGTAAGGCCCACATCATCGTGGCCACCGCCGTGGGACTTCTGCTGCTGCTCATGACCAGCGCGTTCGCCCTGGTGCTGACCGGACCGCTGGCCCGCTGGCTGGGGCACCGGCTGGGCCTGGCACATGCCAGTGAAACGCTGTGGGCCGTGCTGAAGTGGCCCGTCCTGGTGTTCCTGGTGGCCTGTCTGATCATGGTGCTGTTCCGCACCGGACCGGCGTCGGCCAGGGGTCTGCGGCGGGGCCTTCCCGGCGGGGTGCTCGCCGCGTTCCTGTGGCTGGTCGCCTCGGCCGGGTTCGCCCTGTACGCCACGCACATCGGCTCGTACAGCCGGCTGTACGGCTCGCTCGCCGGGCTCGTCGTCTTCCTGATCTGGGTCTGGTTCACCAATCTGGCTCTGCTGGCCGGCGCCCAGTTCAACGTCGAACTGGCGCGGCCGACGCCGGGCCGCTCGTAG